The Humulus lupulus chromosome 4, drHumLupu1.1, whole genome shotgun sequence genome has a window encoding:
- the LOC133829386 gene encoding uncharacterized protein LOC133829386, with the protein MAVEFNSWQARMNFVVHVLESKWYMVFATLLIMSANGSGYMFGLYSNDIKSALGYDQSTLNLISFFKDLGGNLGISAGLINEVSPPWVVLSIGAAMNFFGYIMIWIAIIGRVAKPQVWQMCLYICIGANSLSFPNTAALVACVKNFPESRGSVIGLLKGMIGLSGAILTQVYHAIYGDDSRALVLLIAWLPPIVSLVFLRTIRIMNIRQSNELRVFCNFLYISLGVAGCLMTIIIIQNRIRFNRPQYAASASVILVILFLSLFVVIKEELKSWNLKKQALKETSLNSPISEQLRVNDENMLTHEPQPVASRVMTSSFKTYLHWMKIIFKAPDRGEDYTILQAALSIDMLILFIATTCGAGGILALINNLGQIGSSLGYPKHSIATFISLISIWNFLGRVVAGFASEIFLTKYNFPRPSLLTLVMLLSCVGHLLITFSVSHSLYFASVINGFCYGAQLSLLFAIISELFGLKYYSTLYNVGALSSPLGSYILNVRVAGRLYDKEALTQMKALGLVRKAGQELTCNGVKCYRTTFIVITVVTVFGSLVSFILVLRTRKFYQSDIYRKFREEEETVTETQIAPNGQRNRIIEIKNAAAVSTGVTPTVTKLSETQP; encoded by the coding sequence atGGCAGTTGAGTTCAATTCTTGGCAAGCGAGGATGAATTTTGTTGTTCATGTATTGGAAAGCAAATGGTACATGGTGTTTGCCACACTCTTGATCATGAGCGCCAATGGCTCAGGATACATGTTTGGTTTATACTCAAATGACATCAAATCAGCATTAGGCTACGATCAAAGCACCCTGAATTTGATAAGCTTCTTCAAGGACTTGGGTGGAAATTTGGGAATCTCAGCAGGGCTAATCAACGAGGTGTCACCACCTTGGGTGGTGCTGTCAATTGGTGCAGCCATGAACTTCTTCGGCTACATCATGATATGGATTGCCATCATTGGCCGAGTGGCAAAACCTCAGGTTTGGCAAATGTGTCTTTACATCTGCATTGGCGCAAATTCACTGTCTTTTCCCAACACTGCTGCATTAGTTGCCTGTGTGAAGAACTTCCCAGAAAGTCGAGGCAGTGTTATAGGCCTCTTGAAGGGAATGATTGGTCTAAGTGGTGCCATCTTGACACAGGTCTATCATGCGATCTATGGAGATGATTCGAGGGCTCTTGTCTTGCTTATAGCTTGGCTTCCACCTATTGTTTCCTTGGTTTTTCTTCGAACGATTCGAATCATGAATATTCGACAATCGAATGAGCTGAGAGTCTTCTGTAACTTCCTCTATATATCACTTGGTGTGGCTGGATGCCTCATGACAATAATTATTATACAAAACAGGATTCGTTTCAACAGACCCCAGTATGCTGCAAGTGCTTCGGTTATTTTGGTTATACTCTTTCTCTCATTGTTTGTTGTCATCAAGGAAGAACTGAAGTCCTGGAATCTCAAAAAGCAAGCATTGAAAGAAACTTCTCTAAACTCTCCGATATCAGAACAACTGCGAGTTAATGATGAAAACATGCTGACCCACGAGCCACAGCCAGTGGCAAGCAGAGTTATGACAAGTTCTTTCAAAACATACTTACATTGGATGAAAATCATTTTCAAAGCACCAGATAGAGGTGAAGACTATACAATACTCCAGGCAGCATTAAGCATTGACATGTTAATTCTCTTCATTGCCACAACATGTGGCGCCGGAGGGATATTGGCATTAATCAACAATTTGGGTCAGATAGGCAGCTCCTTAGGGTATCCAAAACATAGCATAGCAACATTCATATCTCTCATCAGCATATGGAATTTTCTTGGACGAGTCGTGGCAGGCTTTGCTTCTGAAATTTTCTTGACAAAGTACAATTTCCCTCGCCCTTCATTGCTAACTCTAGTGATGCTTCTCTCATGTGTTGGTCACCTCCTCATAACCTTCTCTGTCTCACATTCTCTTTACTTTGCATCAGTAATCAATGGCTTTTGCTATGGAGCACAACTATCATTGTTGTTTGCAATCATATCTGAACTGTTTGGCCTCAAATACTATTCAACTCTTTACAATGTTGGTGCACTTTCGAGCCCCCTCGGCTCTTATATTCTCAATGTGAGAGTGGCTGGTCGCCTGTATGATAAGGAGGCTCTAACACAAATGAAAGCCCTAGGCCTGGTGAGGAAAGCTGGACAGGAATTGACTTGTAATGGTGTTAAGTGTTACAGGACGACTTTCATAGTAATCACAGTCGTCACCGTGTTTGGCTCTCTTGTTTCATTCATTTTGGTGCTTCGGACAAGAAAGTTTTACCAGAGTGATATCTACAGGAagtttagagaagaagaagaaactgtAACCGAGACTCAGATCGCACCTAATGGGCAGCGTAACagaataatagaaataaaaaatgcTGCAGCTGTAAGTACTGGTGTTACCCCCACTGTTACTAAACTATCAGAAACACAACCTTAA